One genomic window of Arachis stenosperma cultivar V10309 chromosome 10, arast.V10309.gnm1.PFL2, whole genome shotgun sequence includes the following:
- the LOC130956654 gene encoding laccase-14 has protein sequence MVMKTSNAYSLIIFAVLSGCYLIDHVANAEVHHHSFVIKSSSYTRLCSTKNILTVNGEFPGPTLKAHTGDTLIVNVYNQANHNITIYWHGARQVRNPWSDGAAYITQCPIQPGAVFKQVIHLTTEEGTIWWHGHDGWSRATVHGAFIIYPKHGQNYPFPKPHAEIPIILGEWWKKEVMNIPIEANKTGGEPILSDAYTINGQPGYLYPCTFKMVVEYGKTYLLRVINAVMDEEIFFAIGKHKLRVVAKDGFYVKPIETDHIMITPGQTMDILLEANQPPALYSMAASAYLSAVGAGFDNTTATGLVIYNGSEEDGKSPIGCRLPPYNRTEVATEFTKQLRSLASKDKPIKVPEKVDTKLLFTISVNLLNCSADKPCKGPFGKRLAASVNNISLVLPNIDFLRAYYEKIPGVFEMNFPRKPERGFNYTDDKLPGYVLATEFGSKVLVLEYNASVEVVLQGTSVVTGDNHPVHFHGYSFYVVGWGFGNFDPKRDPKNYNLVDPPQKTTVGVPRNGWVALRFRADNPGVWFVHCHLERHASWGMGMVLLVKDGPSPQTQILPPPSDLPKC, from the exons ATGGTGATGAAGACTAGTAATGCATATTCTTTGATAATTTTTGCAGTGCTATCCGGTTGTTATCTCATTGATCATGTTGCAAATGCTGAAGTTCATCATCACAGCTTTGTG ATAAAATCTTCAAGTTACACTAGACTATGCAGCACCAAGAATATTTTGACAGTAAATGGAGAGTTTCCAGGCCCAACCTTGAAGGCCCACACAGGAGACACTCTTATTGTCAATGTCTATAACCAAGCAAACCATAATATAACAATATATTG GCATGGGGCTAGACAAGTGAGGAATCCATGGTCAGATGGAGCTGCTTACATAACACAGTGTCCAATTCAACCAGGTGCAGTGTTCAAACAAGTTATCCATTTGACCACAGAGGAAGGAACCATATGGTGGCATGGACATGATGGTTGGTCAAGAGCCACAGTTCATGGAGCTTTCATCATTTATCCCAAGCATGGACAAAACTATCCCTTTCCCAAACCCCATGCTGAGATTCCAATCATACTAG GAGAGTGGTGGAAGAAAGAAGTCATGAATATTCCAATAGAGGCAAACAAAACAGGAGGGGAGCCAATTCTATCTGATGCATATACCATCAATGGTCAACCTGGTTATTTGTATCCCT GTACTTTCAAGATGGTTGTGGAGTATGGAAAAACATATCTTCTTAGGGTGATCAATGCAGTGATGGATGAAGAAATTTTCTTTGCAATTGGAAAACACAAATTGAGAGTGGTAGCTAAAGATGGATTCTATGTCAAACCAATAGAAACAGATCACATAATGATCACACCAGGACAAACCATGGACATTCTTTTAGAAGCAAACCAACCACCTGCTCTTTATTCCATGGCCGCCAGTGCATATTTGAGTGCTGTTGGTGCTGGCTTTGATAACACAACCGCAACAG GTTTGGTTATATACAATGGCTCTGAGGAAGACGGAAAAAGCCCGATTGGGTGCCGTCTTCCGCCGTATAACAGAACAGAAGTAGCAACTGAATTCACTAAGCAGTTGAGAAGCCTTGCAAGCAAAGACAAGCCAATCAAAGTACCTGAGAAAGTGGACACCAAATTGTTATTCACAATCTCTGTTAACCTGCTTAATTGCAGTGCAGATAAACCATGCAAAGGACCATTTGGTAAAAGGCTTGCAGCTAGTGTGAACAACATTAGCCTTGTGTTACCAAACATTGACTTTCTAAGAGCCTACTATGAGAAAATCCCTGGTGTTTTTGAGATGAACTTCCCCAGAAAACCAGAAAGGGGATTCAACTACACTGATGATAAGTTGCCAGGTTATGTGTTGGCAACAGAATTTGGAAGCAAGGTGTTGGTTTTGGAGTATAATGCAAGTGTTGAGGTAGTTTTGCAAGGGACTAGTGTGGTGACTGGTGATAACCACCCTGTTCATTTTCATGGATACAGCTTCTATGTGGttggttggggttttggaaacTTTGATCCAAAAAGAGATCCCAAGAACTATAATCTTGTTGATCCACCTCAAAAGACCACTGTTGGAGTTCCAAGGAATGGTTGGGTCGCCCTTAGATTCAGGGCAGACAATCCAG GGGTGTGGTTTGTGCATTGTCATTTAGAGAGGCATGCAAGTTGGGGGATGGGAATGGTGCTGCTAGTGAAAGATGGTCCTTCTCCTCAGACACAAATTCTTCCACCACCTTCGGATTTACCCAAATGTTGA